One genomic segment of Parus major isolate Abel chromosome 10, Parus_major1.1, whole genome shotgun sequence includes these proteins:
- the SPG11 gene encoding spatacsin isoform X4 codes for MAAGARAELRVLLVPRSEEPRGWARVRLSRARDALGTLLLPGGIYLESLWPGGPGRAGGSALPGAWADFLWDSADDDGSHSNKTKLLALGQNHDLFVYEFNVEDGKHNPNSLHSCKEETLKKLLEAKNISLPSIFSMKILSFGSNKCKLLLNQFILVHLTFPGEDSPPETCDCFPLALPPEAVARVTDSQFCRGILFLLDSAGWIYIFGCSDGATLGKVSVALGAGQGQGPAPGAPLAGLAVSPDLSTAVVTSTCHRALAVQLNSYFRQFPEHLLCKRDPENLAVQAPEGLDEDELASSEHSMELLSQPFRTDRSWKAQLSSLWDRVRRRRTPASPDFHSSQVNNLNLPWYQFFTHLEDHDPAICDDPERMVAFVPRAVTWAASRALQSQGTARGDAGQQWAQIPVAAPQEMVKLECKLVTAAKAVFVVLAQDTGLSLALWDFESRDVTCSHFGRSSVYVEGSAELPLCLLLTERGLCLVLFGLSREEFLSRLMMFGSAAAVDAVCHLNGWDRCSIPIHALQAGLENRQLDTVDLFLKSKESLFSLSAPCPGPEHPGDGTSQSYLRNLEELRPALNLLCSAIQDSDMEPHSKQFSEQLLSLTLTFLTKQLEEIFVHTQEPDESLQKAADILTDYIIKLRKFLRKYPRAPLTPGHTGADLDEDLPEIEESQEWEKLTPEEVIAEAILSNKVPEAQIFFRRQQHPAESLQEFVQMGLSLAYDCLLKGSTGEASQLLRNLGFDVKQELHKICFHTEDRHVRELLVKVLQEENYFSEKEKKMIDFVHQVESFYSESFQENKETQSLSSSCRRQQQELCRHQAVLGSQLHRGSSSSRIRVLLSWALWWDELLQEMILLPWKPRQELKTCSPEALWMHLTAQHDWVSICSWIEESEPSQAPCGRSAWPPLSPDIVDRSTLCSTYMRQDILNKLARKGIFVRSELEDFELLLQRLSCLGGVLQNPHPVPKYSTASGLDFHGQFVLHCLEHSLQYLLYTYLDYYSLTPSSCPILDNKELQEAHPWFEFLVQCRGVASNPRDPKMIFQASLANAQMLIPSSQGGVSSILLEGRTLLALATTVYGPGGIDQVLQNEDTEKPLKKVDPQLLKMALTPYPKLKAALFPSCTAHGILPPDISLYHLLQSLMPFDPTKLFGWQSTNTLAVSDAWSELPHFSWPELVSRHAVVERLGFLFYLRHARPAFAFGTFLQQLARSKAPRQLVQQAAREARLVALSSLGVPSVAAACVCFLELLGLDSLGLRVDLRAASSISSHGSRSSHHGHRDSLAEKFTKLADGEKAAAAAVLSSLEEAFWDGIEQQGVKRTSSDSRRQWSLVMQFCRVHNLELSTSFLRECAKSNEWLQFLVQTQLHGHQPAQVVPLLQDFPPVLRDHLLLALGKLLCAEAARAGSVFQVLLQCQEEPSPCWHLLAEGLRAHAPILSVLAACCPDAKPVSCLCVWIITSVDGATRAEATAHTQSLAGSPQWDLQDLAAIWKVLLRKKKSKTLLNGFQLFLKDSPLLHILEMYELCMNCKKYNEAKTKLEKFQESLTELGAAAGAAPELPGPWLRSQALFLLELMLQQSRTDYELGKLLQLLAATENLLLDGPHVKRLCALSEALRDSSISISRSILTSCSLQAFQEECSSILEQLQEKGMFSLAREVAALAELPVDSVVTHEVLRDLHHLRDTGQWHHTQTRADFWKKCNDTFSKHSVCSRAAAAFFLEQANSVWECPGQESTAGLLERQLLLTLAGHWLALEEPELAVPELQELEKRIWQCRVAERALAAEGSGQGPCGPGRELPFASLARSFSFAQLPALRAAGPRGLQALGPGEPRQGLEPGQALEPGQALGPGQALGPGQALEPRQALGPGEPRQALEPGEPGQALGPAERAALAALLGALLDEGSVPEAARVCQYFQLWPRDVSLVLHCRALASGEAGLEQLQPEVRALLAARAGTREAGAASGAPSPSNLEEWTPLGAPSGDDAVVAALKALAEECVHGRGYCRQVLCLYELSKELSCSFGEVLVGDALTGILGVPAGAELFLWGGVGGGCSDWDFGCSCRS; via the exons atggcgGCGGGGGCCCGGGCGGAGCTGCGTGTGCTCCTGGTGCCCCGCTCGGAGGAGCCGCGGGGATGGGCGCGGGTGCGGCTGAGCAGAGCCCGGGACGCCCTGGGCACCCTCCTGCTCCCCGGCGGGATCTACCTGGAGTCGCTGTGGCCGGGCGGGCCCGGGCGGGCCGGGGGCAGCGCCCTGCCGGGAGCCTGGGCTGA CTTCCTGTGGGACAGCGCAGATGATGATGGGTCGCACTCAAACAAGACAAAACTCCTGGCTCTTGGTCAAAACCATGACCTGTTTGTGTATGAATTCAATGTAGAAGATGGAAAACACAACCCAAATTCCCTGCACAGTTGTAAGGAAGAGACACTTAAAAAGCTCCTTGAAGCTAAAAACATCA GTCTGCCTTCAATTTTCTCTATGAAGATTCTGTCCTTTGGAAGTAACAAGTGCAAACTTCTGCTCAACCAGTTTATCCTTGTGCACCTGACGTTTCCTGGGGAGGACTCACCCCCTGAGACCTGTGACTGCTTCCCCCTGGCTCTGCCTCCAGAAGCTGTGGCGAGAGTCACAGACTCCCAGTTCTGCAGGGGGATCCTGTTCCTGTTGGACAGTGCTGGCTGGATTT ACATATTTGGCTGCTCTGATGGTGCCACCCTAGGGAAGGTCAGTGTGGCCCtgggggctgggcaggggcagggccCAGCCCCTGGGGCTCCCCTGGCTGGCCTGGCAGTGTCCCCTGACCTCAGCACGGCCGTGGTGACCAGCACCTGCCACcgtgccctggctgtgcagctcAACTCCTACTTCAG ACAGTTCCCTGAACATTTGCTCTGTAAGAGAGATCCAGAAAATCTTGCAGTGCaggctccagaggggctggatgAGGATGAGCTGGCCAGTTCTGAGCACAGCATGGAGCTGCTGTCGCAGCCGTTCCGCACGGACAG GTCCTGGAAGGCACAGTTGTCCTCACTGTGGGACAGAGTAAGGAGAAGAAGAACACCAGCTTCTCCAGATTTTCACTCCAGTCAAGTGAACAACTTGAATTTGCCTTGGTATCAGTTTTTTACTCACCTTGAAGATCACGATCCTGCAATTTGTGATGATCCAGAGAGGATGGTGGCCTTTGTTCCCCGGGCTGTTACGTGGGCGGCTTCCCGGGCGCTCCAAAGCCAGGGCACGGCCCGTGGGGATGCAGGACAGCAGTGGGCACAGATCCCCGTGGCAGCACCCCAGGAAATGGTCAAACTGGAGTGTAAACTGGTGACTGCAGCTAAAGCTGTGTTTGTGGTGCTGGCACAGGACACGGGGCTGTCTCTGGCGCTCTGGGATTTTGAGTCCCGGGACGTGACGTGTTCCCACTTCGGCAGGAGCAGTGTCTACGTGGagggcagtgcagagctgccactgtgcctgctgctgaCAG AGCGTGGTCTGTGCCTGGTCCTGTTTGGTTTGAGTCGGGAGGAGTTCCTGAGCAGGCTGATGATGTTCGGCAGCGCCGCAGCCGTGGATGCCGTGTGTCACCTCAATGGCTGGGACAGGTGCTCCATTCCCATCCATGCCCTCCAG GCAGGTTTGGAAAATCGCCAGCTGGACACAGTggacttgtttttaaaaagcaaagaaagtcttttcagtctgtctgcaccctgccctgggcctgAGCACCCTGGGGATGGCACCTCCCAGTCCTACCTGAGAA ATCTGGAGGAGCTCAGGCCAGCTTTAAActtgctctgctcagcaatCCAGGACAGTGACATGGAGCCTCACAGCAAGCAGttctctgagcagctcctgagcctcACCCTGACCTTCCTCACCAAGCAGCTGGAGGAAATCTTTGTGCACACACAGG AACCTGATGAATCCCTGCAGAAGGCTGCAGATATTTTAACTGACTACATCATTAAGCTGAGAAAATTCCTGAGGAAATACCCTCGAGCACCGCTGACTCCGGGGCACACCGGAGCTGACCTGGATGAAGACCTGCCTGAGATAGAGGAGAGCCAAGAATGGGAAAAACTGACACCAGAG GAGGTCATTGCCGAGGCCATCCTGAGCAACAAAGTGCCAGAGGCCCAGATCTTCTTCCgaaggcagcagcatcctgctgagAGTCTGCAGGAGTTTGTCCAGATGGGTTTGAGCCTGGCCTATGACTGTCTGCTGAAGGGCAGCACCGGGGAGGCCTCGCAGCTGCTGAGGAACCtg ggctttgacgtgaagcaggagctgcacaagaTCTGCTTCCACACAGAGGACAGACACGTACGGGAGCTCCTG gTGAAAGTCTTACaagaagaaaactatttttctgaaaaagagaagaaaatgataGACTTTGTGCATCAGGTTGAAAGCTTCTACTCAGAATCcttccaggaaaataaagagactCAGTCTCTTTCCAG cagctgcaggaggcagcagcaggagctgtgcaggcaccaggcagtgctgggctcgCAGCTGCAccggggcagcagcagcagcaggatcagggtgctgctgagctgggctctctggtgggatgagctgctgcaggagatgatTCTGCTCCCCTGGAAACCTCGCCAAG AACTCAAGACCTGCAGTCCTGAGGCTCTCTGGATGCACCTGACAGCCCAGCATGACTGGGTCAGCATTTGCTCCTGGATTGAGGAGtcagagcccagccaggctcCGTGTGGCCGCTCTGCCTGGCCCCCCCTGAGCCCTGACATCGTtgacaggagcactctgtgcagCACCTACATGAGACAGGACATCCTGAACAAGCTGGCCAG AAAGGGAATCTTTGTCCGTTCTGAGCTGGAAGATTTTGAGCTCTTGCTCCAGAGGCTGTCGTGCCTGGGGGGAGTCCTGCAGAATCCTCACCCTGTTCCAAAGTACAGCACTGCCAGTGGCCTGGACTTCCATGGCCAGTTTGTCCTGCACTGCCTGGAGCACAGCCTGCAGTACCTGCTCTACACTTACCTGGACTATTACAG TTTAACCCCTTCAAGCTGCCCTATCCTGGATaacaaggagctgcaggaagcccATCCCTGGTTTGAGTTCCTCGTGCAGTGCCGAGGGGTTGCCAGCAATCCCCGAG atcCCAAGATGATTTTCCAGGCCAGTCTGGCCAACGCTCAGATGCTgattcccagcagccagggggGTGTGAGCAGCAtcctgctggagggcaggaccctgctggccctggccaCCACTGTGTACGGGCCTGGGGGCATTGACCAG GTCCTTCAGAatgaagacacagaaaaacctcTGAAGAAAGTTGATCCCCAGCTCTTAAAAATGGCCTTGACCCCTTACCCCAAGCTGAAGGCtgctctctttccctcctgcactGCTCATGGAATTTTGCCTCCTGACATCTCTCTCTACCACCTTCTGCAG TCATTAATGCCCTTTGATCCCACAAAATTATTTGGCTGGCAATCAACAAACACTCTTGCTGTGTCAG ATGCCTGGAGTGAGCTGCCCCACTTCTCCTGGCCCGAGCTGGTGAGCAGGCACGCCGTGGTGGAGAGGCTGGGCTTCCTCTTCTACCTGCGCCACGCCCGCCCTGCCTTCGCCTTCGgcaccttcctgcagcagctggccAGGAGCAAAGCCCCCAGGCAGCT ggTCCAGCAGGCAGCACGGGAGGCCCGGCTGGTGGCCCTGTCCTCCTTGGGTGTCCCCTCGGTggcagcagcctgtgtgtgcttcctggagctgctggggctggacaGCCTGGGGCTGCGTGTGGAtctcagagctgccagcagcatcagcagccaCGGCAGCAGGAGCTCCCACCACGGccacagggacagcctgg CTGAGAAGTTTACAAAGTTGGCTGATggtgaaaaagcagcagcagcagcagttctgagCTCCTTGGAGGAGGCCTTCTGGGATGGCATTGAGCAGCAAGGAGTGAAGAG GACATCCAGTGACTCCAGAAGGCAGTGGTCCTTGGTCATGCAGTTCTGCAGAGTCCATAACCTGGAGCTGAGCACGTCCTTCCTGAGGGAATGTGCCAAATCCAACGAGTGGCTGCAGTTCCTCGTCCAGACCCAGCTCCACGGCCACCAGCCAGCCCAG GTCGTTCCCCTCCTGCAGGATTTCCCTCCCGTGCTGCGAGAtcacctgctgctggccctgggcaagctgctgtgtgctgaggCTGCCCGTGCAGGGAGCGtgttccaggtgctgctgcagtgccaggaggagcccagcccctgctggcACCTGCTGGCCGAGGGGCTGCGGGCACACGCGCCCATCCTCAGCGTGCTGGCAGCCTGCTGCCCC GATGCCAAGCCCGTCTCCTGCCTCTGTGTGTGGATCATCACTTCTGTGGATGGTGCCACCAGGGCCGAGGCCACCGCCCACacccagagcctggcagggagTCCCCAGTGGGACCTGCAGGACCTCGCTGCCATCTGGAAAGTCctcctgaggaagaaaaagagtaaaACGCTTCTCAATGGCTTCCAGCTCTTTTTGAAG gATTCCCCTTTGCTGCACATCCTGGAGATGTATGAACTGTGCATGAACTGTAAAAAGTACAACGAGGCTAAAACCAAACTGGAGAAATTTCAGGAAAGCCTCACAGAA ctgggagctgcgGCAGGGGCGGCCCCCGAGCTGCCGGGGCCGTGGCTGCGGTCACAGGCGctgttcctgctggagctgatgctgcagcagagccgCACCGACTACGAGCTGGGcaagctcctgcagctgctggctgccacTGAGAACCTGCTGCTGGATG GTCCCCACGTGAAGAGGCTCTGTGCCCTCAGTGAGGCTCTGAGGGACTCCTCCATCTCCATCAGCCGCTCCATCCTGAcctcctgcagcctgcaggCCTTCCAGGAGGAGTGCAGCTCCattctggagcagctgcaggagaaaggaatgTTCAGCCTGGCTCGGGAGgtggcagccctggctgagctgcctgTGGACAGCGTTGTCACACACGAG GTTCTGAGAGATCTACATCATTTGAGAGACACTGGACAGTGGCATCACACCCAGACAAGAGCTGACTTCTGGAAAAAGTGCAACGACACCTTCAGCAAACATTCTGTCTGCAGCCGAGCCGCAGCGGCGTTCTTCCTGGAGCAGGCCAACAGCGTGTGGGAATGCCCGGGGCAGGAGAGCACAGCCGGCctgctggagaggcagctgctgctgacgCTGGCCGGGCACTGGCTGGCGCTGGAGGAGCCCGAGCTGGCGGTGCcggagctgcaggagctggagaagcgGATCTGGCAGTGCCGGGTGGCCGAGCGAGCGCTGGCGGCCGAGGGCTCGGGGCAGGGTCCCtgcgggccgggccgggagcTGCCCTTCGCCAGCCTGGCCCGGAGCTTCTCCTTCGCACAGCTGCCGGCGCTGAGGGCGGCCGGGCCCCGCGGCCTGCAGGCCCTGGGGCCCGGGGAGCCCCGGCAGGGTCTGGAGCCCGGGCAGGCCCTGGAGCCCGGGCAGGCTCTGGGACCCGGGCAGGCTCTGGGACCCGGGCAGGCTCTGGAGCCCCGGCAGGCTCTGGGACCCGGGGAGCCCCGGCAGGCCCTGGAGCCCGGGGAGCCCGGGCAGGCTCTGGGGCCCGCGGAGCGAGCGGCGCTGGCCGCGCTGCTGGGAGCCCTGCTGGACGAGGGCAGCGTGCCCGAGGCCGCCCGGGTGTGCCAGTACTTCCAGCTGTGGCCCCGGGACGTGTCGCTGGTGCTGCACTGCCGGGCGCTGGCCTCGGGGGAGGccgggctggagcagctgcagcccgAGGTGCGGGCCCTGCTGGCGGCCAGAGCCGGGACACGCGAGGCCGGCGCGGCGAGCGGAGCCCCCAGCC caTCCAACCTGGAGGAGTGGACCCCTCTGGGGGCCCCGAGTGGGGACGATGCTGTGGTGGCAGCGCTGAAGGCTCTGGCAGAGGAGTgtgtccatggcaggggctACTGCCGGCAGGTGCTGTGCCTCTACGAGCTCTCCAAG gagctgagctgttccTTTGGGGAGGTGTTGGTGGGGGATGCTCTGACTGGGATTTTGGGtgttcctgcaggagctgagctgttccTTTGGGGAGGTGTTGGTGGGGGATGCTCTGACTGGGATTTTGGGtgttcctgcaggagctga